The Telopea speciosissima isolate NSW1024214 ecotype Mountain lineage chromosome 11, Tspe_v1, whole genome shotgun sequence genome includes the window AGTACATGTGTAAGAAACTACACAAATTTCTACAAACAATCTGCTCTTTCAGGAGAAAGGTACACGAATAATTCCAATAAGaaatgtttccttttttttttccttcaacttTACACACATTAATTGAGAGTACTAACAAGCATAAAATGAATCATTGTAGTACTAAATCTTGTCATTTTAGTCAATTATGCTTTTTTGTGAGCTGCTgttctctcctccaacttttcaaagaGGGTTCCATCATAAACACCTCTAATGGTATCTTTGTCTAGAAAACCATTTTTGTCTTTGCCCAAGAGGTATAATACCTTCCATTCCGTCCAGGCGCCCAACCTACCACCAAGTCCATAATTTTTAACTCGTTAGGTTTTAAAGAAAGCCATAAAGATATAAAACACTAATTAGAATGACATACTAACCATCCTGCGTAGTCTTTAGGAACCCGGTTGTCCTTGAGCAATTCAGATAACTCTTTTGATGTTAAAGCGTTTGGATTAGTATGGGCATGTTTATGAAAGATCTGCTCAAACTTTTCTGGAACGAATCTGAACAACATCAAAATTGACATTAGAGAAACAGAACGATGAAACAGCATCGGAGACAAAGTAAAGGTTTGAAAGCTTCATTCCATACTAAAGGTATGTAAATTAATATTTAGTAAGTTCTGTACAAATAAAATGTTTCTCTAAAGAGGATTTACTTTGCCAAATATTTTTCCATGAGTTTCAAACTGTGCAATCCAATCTATAGGCACTctgtgttattggtgaagcctgatctcagtttAATCCAGGAAGAACTGTTGATTCTTCCCCAATTCTGGTTTATCCACGTAAACCTTTatgttttgtgtgtgtgtgatcctgttttgttatttcttctGTCAATCGTTGTTCTGCTGCATTGTTAATTCCTAACACTATGTTGATGGGAAAtggatagaaaataaaatcaatcaaaagaCATATTAGTGACTAGTTTGCTATTTTGTTATTAGTTAACCTCATCACATGACTAGGATAATCAGATGGGTCTATTCGAAGACTGCCTATTGTAAGGATGATCTAGATTGAAGGACATGCATTCAACTGTTGTAGAAAATTGGAGTTGTTTAAAACAACATTGAAGGTTGGTGATTTCTCAATAGCACAACAGGTATAGTTAAAAGATTTGAAGATATTAGATATGTAAACATTCTCAGCAGACATTTTCTACTTGGTGCAATGTATAGGATGGCACTCAATAATGAAAGTGTATAGGATCTTTACCTTCCTTCTGTATCATAGACACCACTGTCGCTCCCATGTTTGCCTTTCTGAATGTTCTTTACCTCaatagggaagagaagagagaattttCCCTacagcagagatgatgaggcaATGGATCTTAGTTAGGATAAATATGAAAAACATAAATTGAGATTAGAATGAGACAGGCTAGCCCAAAGAATCAAttaatgcaatattttgaatcaggagaaaaagaaagagaagcttGTCAGAATTGCCCTTTCAAGAGATAAAATTAGGGGAAAGACATTGTTAGCAACAACTAGTACAAGGATTGATTTGTAGAAACTCAACTCAAATGTATTCTAAAGCATAGTTTTACAGGGTGTGGAGAAAGCCATGGATTAAGGTATCAGAATTGGATCGGCCATGGCCGATATCGATACCAGCTTGATACCGGATTGTTGGTACAAAACCAGGGAGGgcaaaatagtcaaaaaaattATCAGaatctgggggggggggggggagagggggcaaaATTGTCCAATATGGCTGATCCGTATTGGGATCAACTAGATAAGAAAACAATATGGTCTGACTCCCCTATTGAGCCCACCTGATACAACGCGATAATTACTCTCCTGGCATTCAGATTCTCAAGGATCCAAACAGGGGGCCTTGTAGGCAATATGAATAACAGCATTTTGTTATAAAAACTCCATCTAACAGAACAGATTTTAACCCAAGAGATGGCCCAACCTATGTCTGATACAAAGCAATCCCTATAAGTTTTTCAGTTCAGCAAAACCCCAACCATCTAACAGTTCAATAATTCAGAAGGTTAaagaataagcaatagtaattTGCTTGTCGGTGGCGCAATCATTGTTTGGGGAGTTGGATGGACAAAATCATGAGTCTGGGAGTATTTCAGACACTTCGTATATAAGGAAGAGTTAATTATTCAATTTACATGTTCTATTGCTCCGACTATAAACTTCATTATCTGGTCGGCAGACCAACAAACTTTTATCATATTTATTTCTTGGTTTAATATTTTTCAATAGCCATCATTCCTATTCCTACTGAATTTGCTCCATCTTCTACTCAGTCATTGGCTGTTAACTGGACTCCTCCCTCGGCTCCTTGGGTTAAATTGAATGTGGATGCTGCTTGGGTAAAAGGTTCGAATAAAGGTGGGATTGGGAGTATCATAAGAGATCATAGAGGCCTTCCTCTCTCGGCGTATTCCTTTGGGGTTCATTGTGACTCTGCCTTTATTGGAGAAGCTATAGCCATTCGATCTGGTCTATTGCTGGCTATCAAGGGCGGTTTCAAGAAGATTTTGGTAGAATCTGACTGCTCCAGTTTAATCAACCAGATCGCTTTTTCTAGTCCGGATATTACTATTAGCAGCATCTATCATGATATTGTTCTTTTACAAAAATCTTTTGATGATTGTGCTTTCTCCTTTGTTCCAAGGTCTGCCAATTCTGTGGCTGATTCCTTGGCCAGGTCTGCCCTTTGGTTGAGTCCCGAAAGTTTGGCCTCTTACCTCTCCTTGGCTTCTAAGTCTGTGTGAAGATGAAGCCATTGGTTGTATTGGCTTTTTCGGTCAATGAAtttctctttaccaaaaaaaaaatcttgcgGTTCTTATTCCTCATATCTGAGGCTGACCCAAGGAAGTAATTGATGGGTcactccttcccttcttcatgGCGCATTAATTAATGCGGATAAGCTTATCTTAATGGCCACCAAATTCTGTGACATGATAAAACAATGTGCCAATTCCAACCGTTTGATAGAGAGTGAACAGTTTAGTGTCTTTCTGATCCATAATCAGGGATTAAGAGGCTCAGGGCTCTAGGGTTCTTCTAAAGTCCAAttatggcggtggtggtggtgggtatgtaaaagaagatgatgatttggggaagatgagggcattttggggtttttaggaatgAGTatctaggggtaaaatagtcttttcaaattaggtcagggtaatacataaataagggcaattaggtcttttcatttataaaaataaaacaaagggtaaaatagtcatttttaattagtttaggaCAACAAATAAATGAGGATAATTAAGTCTTTccagatttaagaaaatagagcaaaaggtaaaatagtcaaaattttggcatataatggtggtatttaacggattgaacttatctggcatttggggtgtaaaacagAGGTAGTACGGGGAATATTAAAGAGGCGgttacgaggaatattgggtgcattataaggGGGTACGTGTAGTTTACCCATAAGttaattagaaaaagaaaaaaaaaaatacactatAAAGAAAGATTATGAAAGCCCAGGTCGTCCTTAAACTTCATTTGCCAGAGATGTCTAAAACTATAATTTAATGGATGATTCTGCAATTTAAAATTATAGATCAGATGGGCTCTCGCAGTCCTGCAACTCCTCCTGCCTAGGTGTTGGCTTCGATGTGTTTCCAACTTTTTGAAAAGCATTATAGAAACATATGGACCCAGTTCTCACGAAGAAACCAGAGAGATTTGGGAAAGTAGAGAGACTTACAGGACGAGTTTTACCACTGAGAGCGACATTAATGAAGATAGAAGCAACGGTAGACAGAGGAATCCCAGAGCCGATCGCACGGAACCCTGAAATTTCATGAAAACATGgaaaaagaagtagaagaagcagAGAGATGTTAGAAATTTGAAAGAGGGGGTtcgaaaaagaataaaaaaccaGTACTTTAAACCATATATATGacgagaaaggaaggaaaaaggaaaggaaaggaaaggaagaaccTTTGAAGGTTTCCCAAGGGTAGATAAGCCCGTCTTTGTTCCTGTCGAAGAAAGCCGCATGCTTTTGAAGAGGTTCCAGATCGTCGCCATAGATATCTGCAACTGTTTTTTCAGTTTCAGTAAATATCTAAAATAGAGACATAGGGAGAAGaacacaaacaaaacaaaagaaacccaGTTTGaatcatttgaaaaaaaaaagaggcaaatcATGTCAGAAGAACTTACCCTGGTTTTTTGTATCATCAGAGAGTGCAACAGAAGAGGAAGCCattatagaagaaaaaaaataaacgaGAGATCTGAAGAGGGCTTTGTGGGGTTGGAGGAGGGAGGAGTAAGGTCAGAATCGAAGGATGGGTatttcaaaagagaaaagacaGAGAATCGTGTATAAGGGAGCcctttttttcaaaattctaaATCTTTTTTGTGGGCTTTGGTTACACATCCATTTTTGGACGAGTTAGACAGTTAgaagaataaagagaagaaagctAAGTATAAATAGGTTATAGAATAGAAAAGGAAGGTTAGATACTTCAATCTTCGATGGCTTTTTCTTCAGCGGATTGGGGAATGTGAACGGAGCTTTCATGCTTTTACGCCACACATGTAGTTCTACACTTGTATCGTTTACGTTTCTCCACCGGGTTTAGCAACTTAGCATCCGATGGTCCACACGCCATTAACAAATACTAAATCAGCTTCTCACGAAACGTCAGGCCTTGGCCTGCCTGCCTTCATTCATCATCATTTTATTCGGTGAAGCTCTGAACCTGCAAGCAAAGTAAagcaatatttttttgggtaagattacAGTAAAAAATACCTAAAAACACATGAGGGAAGATTCTTCTGCTCCCGGACGCAATCTCATCTCTCCCATGGTTTCATTTCGTTTCGTTTCGTTTTGTTTAGGGAGAATGTTGTCTGTGCCGGGTGCGCCAGACACATGtgggtgggcgcaatgatcaccctgtccccctgagtggcaggcccatgtgtttgggcgcagcttgctctgcggcacagagaacatgagccttttttttcttttatcacGCAAACAGCAGGCCAATTCCAAAAGGGTCCCATTTCGTATCTTGATTGACATCGTAACCATCTAAGTTTGGATGGCGGCTCCTAAATGAGGAATCTAGTGTATGTACTCAATCTAATAAAGCCAAATCTTTTCCTTAACACATCTATTTTTAATCCAAAGGTTACATCTAAAAGAGATCATAGTCTTAAAATAGCTTAGCCTCAATTATACCTCTTCTAAAACAAATGGTCTACCTCAAAATTGGTAATGATAATAAGGCCCAGTTCTGGTTTGATCCTTGAATCCCATCGATCCCTAGTTGCTCTCTCCCactcttccctttaattttgttCATGCTCAATCCAATCTCTTGTGGAAGTGACTCTATCTCTCGTCTATCCTGGAACATCAGTAGCGTTTTGAATTCCTATCTCTAGTCAAGAGGATCAATGGTCATGCTCGATATCTAGCTAAGAAAGGTTTATTCTCCACTCAAAGTGCTATTAAATTCATTCGATCCCCATCTCCCTTTTGCCCCACTTTTTCTATATGGTGGCGATATTTTTGGAAGTTTAAATGCAGGACTCGGGAATTAAAATGTTCTTTTTGCTCATTTTAAATGCAGGATTACCAGTCAAAGCTACCCTCGAAATGAATCTCAGTCGAGCCTACTTGTCTTCTGTGTAGTTCTCGTGACGAATCCATTTCGCATCTCTTCCTCTGTTGTAATTGGACTAAACATATTTGGGCTAAGCAatatcaaaagataagcaagagATAGAAACATTATGATAGAAACATTATCACAATGTCTGGTTAATTAATCCAAACCCTCATTCATTCTTGAATAGGGATAAGTTCAAATCAGCAATCTATCGATTGACATTGTCTAAAATCTCTTTTGGATCCAGGGCCAGGGCAATCCTGTGCTTCCAAATGAAGTAGGAAGTGATTGTGATCACACTAAAAACCCATTTGCAGATAATCTTTCAAATATTAATCCTAAAGGACCTACAAACTAGATCCTTTTGGCAAAGTCATACGTGAAAAGAAAATGCCAAATAGATTCCTGGTGTGTGTTATAGAAAGGATACCACATGTTTAGGTTAATCCATTTACCTAAGATTCTCTAACAGGTATCCCATTATTAAAgaccctccaaaaaaaaatcttgaatttgAGATGAATACCCAATTTTCAAAAGAAACTCCACCATTGAGGCGCCGGGGAGAGGTTGTGTAATCCACTGGTATGGGGAGGATTACTTTTGATCTT containing:
- the LOC122646279 gene encoding probable peroxygenase 4 is translated as MASSSVALSDDTKNQDIYGDDLEPLQKHAAFFDRNKDGLIYPWETFKGFRAIGSGIPLSTVASIFINVALSGKTRPGKFSLLFPIEVKNIQKGKHGSDSGVYDTEGRFVPEKFEQIFHKHAHTNPNALTSKELSELLKDNRVPKDYAGWLGAWTEWKVLYLLGKDKNGFLDKDTIRGVYDGTLFEKLEERTAAHKKA